In a genomic window of Streptomyces koelreuteriae:
- a CDS encoding DUF6777 domain-containing protein, translating to MPRVALIAGAVVAAVVLAVVFTRPDGGTGASDGGTGTSDGDVLLQPAADTGPDPFTDSTAKESSAPSVTPTPAGTASPNTVRAVRGGTPGLYGGTRNVASCDVEKQITYLKGAPDKQRAFASVQGIDPSEVPAYLRSLTPVQLRMDTWVTNHGYRSGRPTQYQAVLQAGTAVLVDDRGVPRVRCACGNPLSPPAPQQKKTTGEKWPGYKASDVVEVRPAEEPVDVFVMCEPDGEWFKRDKGDTGENDRKTSPPSKPTPSADVSTPTDATSSQPTTSEPPTTETTSESPTDQSPPADDSPPPPGDGTGEDTGGGTVGDTTDQAPAS from the coding sequence GTGCCCCGGGTCGCGCTGATCGCCGGCGCGGTGGTGGCCGCCGTGGTCCTGGCCGTGGTGTTCACCCGCCCCGACGGCGGCACCGGCGCGTCCGACGGAGGGACCGGCACCTCCGACGGCGACGTGCTGCTGCAGCCCGCGGCCGACACCGGCCCGGACCCGTTCACCGACTCGACGGCCAAGGAGAGTTCCGCCCCGTCGGTCACGCCGACGCCCGCCGGAACGGCTTCGCCGAACACCGTCCGGGCCGTACGGGGCGGAACGCCCGGCCTGTACGGCGGCACCCGCAACGTCGCCAGTTGCGACGTGGAGAAGCAGATCACGTACCTCAAGGGGGCTCCGGACAAGCAGCGCGCGTTCGCGTCGGTCCAGGGCATCGACCCGTCCGAGGTCCCCGCCTACCTGCGCTCGCTCACCCCCGTGCAGCTGCGGATGGACACCTGGGTCACCAACCACGGCTACCGCAGCGGCCGCCCCACGCAGTACCAGGCCGTCCTCCAGGCGGGCACGGCCGTCCTCGTCGACGACCGCGGTGTGCCCCGGGTGCGCTGTGCCTGCGGCAACCCGCTGAGCCCGCCGGCCCCCCAGCAGAAGAAGACGACCGGAGAGAAGTGGCCCGGGTACAAGGCGTCTGACGTCGTCGAGGTCAGGCCCGCCGAGGAGCCGGTCGACGTCTTCGTCATGTGCGAACCCGACGGCGAGTGGTTCAAGCGCGACAAGGGCGACACGGGCGAGAACGACCGCAAGACCTCCCCGCCGAGCAAGCCCACCCCGTCGGCCGACGTCTCCACACCGACCGACGCGACCTCGTCGCAGCCGACCACGAGCGAACCGCCGACGACGGAGACGACCTCTGAATCGCCGACGGACCAATCGCCGCCCGCGGACGACTCGCCGCCCCCGCCCGGGGACGGCACGGGCGAGGACACCGGAGGCGGCACCGTGGGTGACACGACGGACCAGGCCCCGGCCTCCTGA
- a CDS encoding PRC-barrel domain-containing protein produces the protein MMLFSQARGLPVLTLAEAEELGVVNSLTVDAAAGVVTHVRVRGRRSRKETVLAWGALHALGPDAVLVRSAAAPAEVPRHHELPGLRILTETGDWLGTVQDVAFEPDTGRVEAVVTAQGDVPAGRLLGLGDYALVVRAG, from the coding sequence ATGATGCTGTTCTCGCAGGCGCGGGGCCTGCCGGTGCTGACCCTGGCCGAGGCGGAAGAACTCGGCGTCGTGAATTCGCTGACGGTCGACGCGGCGGCCGGGGTGGTCACGCATGTCCGGGTGCGGGGCAGGCGCTCCCGCAAGGAGACCGTGCTGGCCTGGGGTGCTCTGCACGCCCTCGGCCCGGACGCCGTGCTCGTGCGCTCCGCCGCCGCCCCGGCCGAGGTCCCGCGGCACCACGAGCTGCCGGGCCTGAGGATCCTCACCGAGACGGGCGACTGGCTCGGCACGGTCCAGGACGTCGCGTTCGAACCGGACACCGGCCGCGTCGAGGCGGTCGTCACCGCCCAGGGCGATGTGCCGGCCGGTCGGCTGCTCGGGCTCGGGGACTACGCCCTGGTGGTCCGCGCCGGGTGA
- a CDS encoding PRC-barrel domain-containing protein, whose amino-acid sequence MNQLMAARSLTTLPVVTLGGDAVAQIKDTVFDAAAGRITGFTLSGRGLLSGPLKQSLPWPAVHALGPHAVMIVDAGALADTPVVVARREAQQGRVLHAKVLTDEGAEVGTVLDVVVEGGTSGRVVGFRIAAAKALVKGTRRRRHRVYVPRGETLAVSGRALVIPADATRYVADDLPAFVARVGAFRQGHEGTPS is encoded by the coding sequence ATGAACCAGCTGATGGCGGCGCGGAGCCTGACGACCCTGCCGGTGGTCACCCTGGGCGGCGACGCCGTCGCCCAGATCAAGGACACCGTCTTCGACGCCGCGGCCGGACGGATCACCGGGTTCACGCTCAGCGGCCGGGGTCTGCTCTCGGGCCCGCTGAAGCAGAGCCTGCCCTGGCCGGCGGTGCACGCGCTGGGCCCCCACGCGGTCATGATCGTCGACGCCGGCGCCCTGGCGGACACGCCCGTCGTGGTGGCACGCCGCGAGGCCCAGCAGGGCCGGGTCCTGCACGCCAAGGTGCTGACCGACGAGGGCGCCGAGGTCGGCACGGTGCTGGACGTCGTCGTCGAGGGCGGCACCAGCGGCCGGGTCGTGGGATTCCGGATCGCCGCGGCCAAGGCGCTGGTGAAGGGCACCCGGCGGCGCCGGCACCGGGTGTACGTGCCGCGCGGGGAGACGCTGGCGGTCTCCGGCCGCGCCCTGGTCATCCCGGCGGACGCCACCCGCTACGTCGCCGACGACCTGCCGGCCTTCGTCGCCCGGGTGGGTGCCTTCCGGCAGGGGCACGAGGGGACGCCGTCATGA
- a CDS encoding serine/threonine-protein kinase — protein sequence MTRETSLFSGRPSELLGQQIAGYRIEKEIGRGGMAVVYRARDLRLERTVALKLLAPELARNDTFRRRFTHESRAAAAIDHPHIVPVFEAGETDGVLYIAMRYVVGSDLRHLLDREGPLSPATTLRIAAQVASALDAAHDHGLVHRDVKPGNILVARGTDSDHPEHAYLTDFGLTKKSLSLTGFTTVGQFVGTLDYVAPEQISGRPVDARCDVYGFGCVVYEILAGHPPFRRDDDMALLWAHQYDEAPPLTEARPDLAAQADPVLAKALAKSPDDRYPSCLAFVAALRAATTGGAPAAGHTPTRAGRGPGEEGPKPPPRWAEPVFRQRM from the coding sequence TTGACCCGCGAGACGAGCCTGTTCTCGGGGCGGCCCTCCGAGCTGCTCGGGCAGCAGATCGCCGGGTACCGGATCGAGAAGGAGATCGGCCGCGGCGGCATGGCCGTGGTCTACCGGGCCCGCGACCTGCGTCTGGAACGCACCGTCGCCCTGAAGCTGCTCGCCCCCGAACTCGCCCGCAACGACACCTTCCGGCGCCGCTTCACCCACGAGTCCCGGGCCGCCGCCGCGATCGACCACCCGCACATCGTGCCGGTCTTCGAGGCCGGTGAGACGGACGGCGTGCTGTACATCGCCATGCGATACGTCGTCGGCAGCGACCTGCGTCATCTCCTCGACCGGGAGGGCCCGCTGTCACCCGCCACCACCCTGCGGATCGCCGCCCAGGTCGCCTCCGCGCTCGACGCCGCCCACGACCACGGCCTGGTGCACCGGGACGTGAAGCCCGGCAACATCCTGGTGGCCCGCGGCACCGACAGCGACCACCCCGAACACGCCTACCTCACCGACTTCGGACTGACGAAGAAGTCGCTGTCGCTGACCGGCTTCACCACCGTCGGCCAGTTCGTCGGCACGCTCGACTACGTCGCCCCCGAGCAGATCTCGGGCCGCCCGGTCGACGCCCGCTGCGACGTGTACGGCTTCGGCTGTGTCGTCTACGAGATCCTGGCCGGCCATCCGCCCTTCCGCCGGGACGACGACATGGCCCTGCTGTGGGCGCACCAGTACGACGAGGCCCCGCCGCTGACCGAGGCCCGGCCGGACCTCGCCGCGCAGGCCGACCCCGTCCTCGCCAAGGCCCTCGCCAAGAGCCCCGACGACCGGTACCCGTCCTGCCTCGCCTTCGTCGCCGCCCTGCGCGCCGCGACGACCGGCGGCGCGCCCGCCGCCGGACACACCCCCACCCGGGCGGGCCGGGGGCCGGGGGAGGAGGGGCCGAAGCCGCCGCCGCGCTGGGCCGAACCGGTCTTCCGGCAGCGGATGTAG
- a CDS encoding streptophobe family protein: protein MSSRTSSGQARTSGARAVARHGWVHALVTVLGGLLAMMVVATLGLWAAGAADLPDGAFAPVVMATVVTAVGGTVKLSGSAGDFADTQAGLTVIPLSVTLTGALVIAWGFLRPLRHRAVAEARELAGWAARIAALWLLALIGLTLAARHTFEISLGDQELGELGDLFGASPKIGFTTDVPLSVFVGLVWLAGVLVLALLVSRGAPLPAGLLRFQASVRPAAYAMVALLLAYVVIGVVIALVVAATRGHAAETFAVILLGMPNLVWMALTIGLGATWTGRVEGPFGLPMPQVLDEVLRTPDISELNLRTLSEHDGRVWWLLVIDVVLLLAAAFVMAARSPARVRAWQHAVHMAVALMLTVFMICLVGRISAHYGLSVLGIGDLGGGLGGELFLRPRLWGAVGLAVPWGLVTGFAGALLARHVRRRGEVRSDSES, encoded by the coding sequence GTGAGTTCGCGCACCTCCTCCGGCCAGGCACGTACCTCCGGCGCGCGGGCCGTCGCCCGGCACGGCTGGGTGCACGCCCTCGTCACGGTGCTCGGCGGGCTGCTCGCCATGATGGTGGTGGCCACGCTCGGCCTGTGGGCCGCAGGGGCGGCGGACCTGCCGGACGGCGCGTTCGCCCCGGTCGTCATGGCGACCGTGGTCACCGCCGTCGGGGGCACGGTGAAGCTCTCCGGAAGCGCCGGCGACTTCGCCGACACGCAGGCGGGACTGACCGTGATCCCGCTGTCCGTCACGCTGACCGGGGCGCTGGTGATCGCCTGGGGATTCCTGCGGCCGCTGCGCCATCGCGCGGTCGCCGAAGCCAGGGAGCTGGCCGGCTGGGCCGCCAGGATCGCGGCCCTGTGGCTGCTCGCCCTGATCGGTCTGACGCTCGCCGCCCGCCACACGTTCGAGATCTCCCTCGGCGACCAGGAGCTGGGCGAACTCGGCGACCTGTTCGGTGCCTCGCCGAAGATCGGTTTCACCACCGACGTTCCGCTGTCCGTGTTCGTCGGCCTGGTGTGGCTGGCCGGTGTGCTGGTGCTGGCCCTGCTGGTGTCGCGCGGCGCCCCGTTGCCGGCCGGACTGCTGCGCTTCCAGGCGTCGGTGCGGCCGGCCGCGTACGCGATGGTCGCCCTGCTGCTGGCGTATGTCGTCATCGGCGTGGTCATCGCACTGGTCGTCGCGGCGACGCGGGGCCATGCGGCGGAGACGTTCGCCGTGATTCTGCTCGGCATGCCCAATCTGGTGTGGATGGCGCTGACGATCGGGCTCGGCGCGACCTGGACCGGCCGGGTGGAGGGGCCGTTCGGGCTGCCCATGCCGCAGGTGCTCGACGAGGTGCTGCGTACCCCCGACATCTCGGAGCTGAATCTGCGGACGCTGTCCGAGCACGACGGCCGGGTGTGGTGGCTGCTGGTCATCGACGTGGTGCTGCTGCTGGCCGCCGCGTTCGTGATGGCGGCCCGCTCACCGGCCCGGGTGCGGGCGTGGCAGCACGCCGTGCACATGGCGGTCGCCCTCATGCTCACGGTGTTCATGATCTGCCTCGTCGGACGCATCTCCGCGCACTACGGCCTGTCCGTGCTCGGCATCGGCGACCTGGGCGGGGGACTCGGGGGCGAGCTCTTCCTCAGACCCCGGCTGTGGGGAGCCGTCGGCCTGGCCGTCCCCTGGGGTCTGGTGACCGGATTCGCCGGAGCGCTGCTGGCGCGGCACGTACGGCGCCGGGGTGAGGTCCGCTCGGACAGCGAGAGCTGA